ATGCCGCTCATGTCGGACGGATGTTTCTGAATTCAGACGGATTTCTGAACTTGAATGCGAAGTATATCGGCAGGTTTCAGGATTTAACGCCGAAAAGTTTTGTGATGTTTATGGAAGCGTGGATGGATGATTTTGACCGCATGCTACCAAAATTGAACCGATTTAGCGCTTAGACGAGCAAGGAAGACAAGATGGCAACCGCAGCCCCTACCGCCGAAAAGCCCGCCCGCAAGCCGCGCGCGCCCAAGGCCGCCGCACCGACCACTGCCGCCATGGCGTCGGTCGCGACCACGAACAATGTCGGCCGCATCAGCCAGGTGATCGGCGCCGTCGTCGATGTGACGTTCGAGCAGGACAAGCTGCCGGCGATTCTCTCGGCGCTCGAAACCGACAACAACGGCAACCGACTGGTGCTCGAAGTCGCGCAGCATCTCGGTGAGAACACGGTCCGCGCGATCGCAATGGACTCGACCGAAGGCCTGACCCGCGGGCAGGCCGTGACCGATACGGGCTCGCAGATCCGCGTGCCGGTCGGCCCGATGACGCTCGGCCGCATCCTCAACGTGATCGGCGAGCCGATCGACGAGCGTGGCCCGGTCGGCCACACCGACACGATGCCGATCCACGCACCGGCGCCTTTGTTCGTCGATCAGTCAACCGAGAGCGCGATCCTGGTCACCGGCATCAAGGTCATCGACTTGCTCGCACCGTACGCAAAGGGCGGCAAGATCGGCCTGTTCGGCGGCGCCGGCGTGGGCAAGACCGTGCTCATCCAGGAACTGATCAACAACATCGCCAAGGGCCATGGCGGCACATCGGTGTTCGCCGGCGTGGGCGAGCGTACCCGCGAGGGTAACGATCTATATCACGAATTCCTCGACGCAGGCGTCATCGCCAAGGACGCCGACGGCAACCCGACCCCTGAGGGTTCGAAGGTCGCCCTGGTGTTCGGCCAGATGAACGAGCCGCCGGGCGCCCGCGCCCGCGTCGCGCTGTCGGGCCTGACCATCGCTGAATATTTCCGCGACGTCGAAGGCCAGGACGTGCTGTTCTTCGTCGACAACATCTTCCGCTTCACTCAGGCGGGTTCGGAAGTGTCGGCTCTGCTCGGCCGTATTCCATCGGCGGTGGGTTATCAGCCGACCCTGTCGACCGACATGGGCGCGCTGCAGGAGCGCATCACCTCGACCAACAAGGGCTCGATCACTTCGGTGCAGGCGATCTACGTGCCGGCCGACGATTTGACCGATCCGGCGCCGGCAACCTCGTTCGCCCATCTCGACGCGACGACCAACCTCAACCGCGCGATCTCCGAGCTGGGCATCTACCCGGCGGTCGATCCCCT
This portion of the Sphingomonas sp. So64.6b genome encodes:
- the atpD gene encoding F0F1 ATP synthase subunit beta → MASVATTNNVGRISQVIGAVVDVTFEQDKLPAILSALETDNNGNRLVLEVAQHLGENTVRAIAMDSTEGLTRGQAVTDTGSQIRVPVGPMTLGRILNVIGEPIDERGPVGHTDTMPIHAPAPLFVDQSTESAILVTGIKVIDLLAPYAKGGKIGLFGGAGVGKTVLIQELINNIAKGHGGTSVFAGVGERTREGNDLYHEFLDAGVIAKDADGNPTPEGSKVALVFGQMNEPPGARARVALSGLTIAEYFRDVEGQDVLFFVDNIFRFTQAGSEVSALLGRIPSAVGYQPTLSTDMGALQERITSTNKGSITSVQAIYVPADDLTDPAPATSFAHLDATTNLNRAISELGIYPAVDPLDSTSRVLTPAIVGQEHYDTARRVQETLQRYKSLQDIIAILGMDELSEDDKRTVSRARKIQRFLSQPFHVAEVFTNIPGKFVQIEDTVKSFKAVVDGEYDHLPESAFYMVGGIEEAVAKAEKMAQDA